One window of the Enterobacter huaxiensis genome contains the following:
- the potC gene encoding spermidine/putrescine ABC transporter permease PotC, which produces MIGRLLRGGFMTAIYAYLYIPIIILIVNSFNSSRFGIGWQGFTTSWYSLLMNNDSLLQAAQHSLTMAIFSATFATLIGSLTAVALYRYRFRGKPFVSGMLFVVMMSPDIVMAISLLVLFMLLGVQLGFWSLLFSHITFCLPFVVVTVFARLKGFDVRMLEAAKDLGASEMTILRKIILPLAMPAVAAGWLLSFTLSMDDVVVSSFVTGPSYEILPLKIYSMVKVGVSPEVNALATILLVFSLVLVVASQVIARDKTKSQGTMK; this is translated from the coding sequence ATGATCGGTCGACTGCTTCGCGGCGGTTTTATGACCGCTATTTACGCTTATCTCTACATCCCGATTATTATTTTGATCGTGAACTCGTTTAACAGCTCGCGCTTCGGGATCGGCTGGCAGGGCTTTACCACCAGCTGGTACAGCCTGCTGATGAACAACGACAGCCTGCTGCAGGCCGCTCAGCACTCGCTGACGATGGCGATCTTCTCCGCCACCTTCGCCACGCTGATTGGCTCACTTACCGCCGTGGCGCTCTACAGGTATCGCTTTCGCGGTAAACCGTTCGTCAGCGGCATGCTGTTCGTGGTGATGATGTCGCCGGACATCGTGATGGCGATTTCACTGCTGGTGCTGTTTATGCTGCTGGGCGTACAGCTTGGCTTCTGGTCTCTGCTGTTCTCCCATATTACCTTCTGCCTGCCGTTTGTCGTGGTAACGGTGTTTGCCCGACTGAAAGGGTTTGACGTTCGCATGCTGGAGGCGGCAAAAGATCTGGGTGCCAGCGAAATGACCATCCTGCGAAAAATTATTCTGCCGCTGGCGATGCCCGCCGTGGCCGCCGGATGGTTGCTCAGCTTTACCCTGTCGATGGATGACGTGGTCGTCTCATCGTTCGTGACCGGGCCGAGCTATGAAATTCTGCCGTTGAAGATCTATTCGATGGTTAAGGTCGGCGTATCGCCTGAAGTGAACGCGCTGGCGACCATTCTGCTGGTGTTCTCGCTGGTGCTGGTGGTTGCAAGCCAGGTAATTGCTCGTGATAAAACAAAATCTCAGGGGACAATGAAATGA
- a CDS encoding EAL and HDOD domain-containing protein produces MYGFIGRQPIFNSDMNTVAYELLFRDGMTNRFPDVSAEYATSRMISDQFLCVPSQRIAGTHTSFINFPSRMVIDRSGEALDKDNVVIEILEDAIPGDELLHAVKEMHANGYRFALDDFTLAPEWDVFLPYISILKFDVQNNTFEQIENYLQSRKSLTGHIKYLAEKVETKAEFIIYRDAGFTLFQGYFFCRPEVIKYKRLSQNQLAIFRLQMEAGRNKPDFRIIESLIKTDLTLSYKIMRYMKHTAYKYGGNLNLSKLSLSEVLMYLGENQIRRFVAVVVLASAGNDTVNELYPLSMMRGRFCELIAEKIDEPIQAENAFMCGLFSLLDTILELPMVDLMKQIAVPQSVSNALCHQEGVLADIVALCSCYERQAWEEADRLVNALGLTNEDVVAAMREATLWAGDNAVG; encoded by the coding sequence ATGTATGGATTTATCGGGAGACAACCCATTTTTAACTCGGATATGAATACGGTGGCGTATGAGCTGCTTTTCAGGGACGGGATGACGAACCGGTTTCCTGATGTATCAGCCGAATATGCTACGTCACGGATGATTTCGGATCAGTTTTTATGCGTTCCGTCCCAGCGGATTGCGGGCACACACACCTCGTTTATCAACTTCCCCTCCCGGATGGTTATCGATCGCAGCGGTGAGGCGCTGGATAAAGATAACGTGGTGATTGAAATCTTAGAGGATGCTATCCCCGGAGACGAGCTGCTGCACGCAGTAAAAGAGATGCATGCCAACGGCTACCGCTTTGCGCTGGATGACTTTACCCTTGCGCCTGAATGGGACGTTTTTTTACCCTATATTTCAATTCTGAAATTTGACGTACAGAATAATACGTTCGAGCAAATAGAAAACTATCTTCAGTCGCGTAAATCGCTGACCGGGCATATAAAGTATCTCGCTGAAAAAGTTGAGACTAAAGCGGAATTTATAATCTACCGTGATGCCGGCTTTACCCTGTTTCAGGGCTACTTCTTTTGCCGGCCTGAGGTCATCAAATATAAACGGCTGTCGCAAAATCAGCTCGCTATTTTCCGTCTGCAGATGGAGGCCGGCCGCAATAAGCCTGATTTCAGGATCATAGAATCGTTGATTAAAACCGATCTCACCTTGTCCTATAAAATCATGCGCTATATGAAACATACCGCTTATAAATACGGTGGGAACCTGAATCTCAGCAAGTTAAGCCTGAGTGAAGTGCTCATGTACCTCGGCGAGAATCAGATCAGAAGGTTTGTGGCGGTTGTGGTGTTGGCCAGCGCGGGCAATGATACCGTCAATGAGCTTTATCCTCTGAGCATGATGCGGGGTAGGTTTTGCGAACTTATCGCGGAAAAAATAGACGAGCCGATTCAGGCGGAAAATGCCTTCATGTGCGGCCTGTTCTCGTTACTCGATACGATCCTCGAATTACCGATGGTCGACCTGATGAAGCAAATTGCTGTGCCGCAGAGCGTGAGCAATGCGCTTTGCCATCAGGAGGGAGTGTTAGCCGACATTGTTGCCCTGTGCAGCTGCTATGAGCGGCAGGCGTGGGAAGAGGCGGACAGGTTGGTAAATGCGCTGGGCTTAACAAATGAGGACGTCGTTGCGGCCATGAGAGAGGCAACCCTCTGGGCGGGTGACAACGCCGTGGGTTAA
- the potD gene encoding spermidine/putrescine ABC transporter substrate-binding protein PotD: MKKMLAAAALVLGMGAAHADDGKTLYFYNWTEYVPPGLLEQFTKETGIKVIYSTYESNETMYAKLKTYKDGAYDVVVPSTYFVDKMRKEGMIQKIDKTKLTNFGNLDPEMLNKPFDPNNDYSIPYIWGATAIGVNSDALDPKSITGWADLWKPEYKSSLLMTDDAREVFQVALRKLGYSGNTTDPKEIEAAYNELKKLMPNIAAFNSDNPANPFMEGEVNLGMVWNGSAYVARQAGTPLEIVWPKEGGIFWMDSLSIPANAKNVEGAMKLINFLLRPDVAKQVAETIGYPTPNLAARKLLRPEVANDKSLYPDAETISKGEWQNDVGDASRIYEEYYQKLKAGR, from the coding sequence ATGAAGAAAATGCTCGCCGCTGCGGCACTGGTGCTCGGTATGGGTGCCGCGCACGCTGATGACGGTAAAACGCTCTATTTCTACAACTGGACCGAGTACGTGCCGCCAGGCCTGCTGGAGCAGTTCACTAAAGAGACGGGCATCAAGGTTATCTATTCCACCTACGAGTCGAATGAGACCATGTACGCCAAGCTCAAAACCTACAAAGACGGCGCGTACGATGTCGTTGTTCCCTCGACCTATTTCGTCGACAAGATGCGCAAAGAGGGGATGATCCAGAAGATCGACAAAACGAAGCTGACCAACTTCGGCAATCTCGATCCGGAGATGCTCAACAAGCCGTTCGATCCAAACAACGATTATTCCATCCCGTATATCTGGGGGGCGACGGCGATTGGCGTAAACAGCGATGCGCTTGATCCGAAAAGCATCACCGGCTGGGCGGATCTGTGGAAGCCCGAGTATAAAAGCAGCCTGCTGATGACTGACGACGCGCGTGAGGTGTTCCAGGTTGCGCTGCGCAAACTGGGCTATTCAGGGAATACCACCGATCCGAAAGAGATTGAGGCTGCCTACAACGAGCTGAAAAAACTCATGCCTAATATCGCCGCCTTTAACTCCGACAACCCGGCGAACCCGTTCATGGAAGGCGAAGTGAACCTGGGGATGGTATGGAACGGCTCTGCGTACGTTGCCCGTCAGGCCGGCACGCCGCTGGAGATCGTCTGGCCGAAAGAGGGTGGGATCTTCTGGATGGACAGCCTTTCTATTCCAGCCAATGCGAAGAACGTTGAGGGCGCGATGAAGCTGATCAACTTCCTGCTGCGTCCTGACGTCGCCAAACAGGTGGCCGAAACCATCGGCTACCCAACGCCAAACCTCGCGGCGCGTAAGCTGCTGAGACCGGAAGTTGCCAACGATAAATCGCTCTATCCGGATGCTGAAACCATCAGCAAAGGCGAGTGGCAGAACGACGTGGGTGACGCGAGCCGGATTTACGAAGAGTATTATCAGAAGTTAAAAGCAGGCCGATAA